In the Planktothrix sp. FACHB-1365 genome, one interval contains:
- a CDS encoding type II toxin-antitoxin system HicB family antitoxin, translating into MLTNSPPLITSVNKVNYEVGIKRLKNGKYQTFVLDYPSLKASANSRDEALQKLSQRLQAFFKDTEIIQLEIEIPQPEHPWLQFAGMFENDPLFEKVLEAIQDYRNEIDAEEE; encoded by the coding sequence ATGTTAACTAACTCTCCTCCCCTAATCACTTCGGTTAATAAAGTTAATTATGAAGTGGGGATCAAAAGACTGAAAAATGGGAAATATCAAACCTTTGTTTTAGACTATCCCAGTTTAAAAGCATCAGCTAATAGCAGAGATGAGGCCCTCCAAAAATTATCTCAGCGTCTCCAAGCATTTTTTAAGGATACAGAAATTATTCAATTAGAAATTGAAATTCCTCAACCTGAGCATCCTTGGTTACAATTTGCGGGAATGTTTGAAAATGATCCTCTATTTGAGAAAGTGTTAGAGGCTATTCAAGATTACCGTAACGAAATTGATGCCGAGGAGGAATAA
- a CDS encoding type II toxin-antitoxin system VapC family toxin, whose product MNLWVLDTDHVSEFQRRNSKVVQRIYRINPNNIAVTIISVEEQVRGQLKVINEMNNLKSGDSLVQAYANLGKTVKFFHNIHVLDFDQQACNCYTELKRQKIKIGTQDLKIASIVLSQQGILVTRNRKDFEKIPNLLIEDWTV is encoded by the coding sequence ATGAATTTATGGGTTTTAGATACAGATCATGTTTCTGAATTTCAGAGAAGGAATTCTAAGGTTGTACAGCGTATTTATAGAATTAATCCCAATAATATAGCTGTTACAATTATTAGCGTAGAAGAACAAGTTAGAGGACAGCTAAAAGTAATTAACGAGATGAATAACTTGAAATCAGGTGATAGCTTAGTACAAGCTTATGCAAACTTAGGGAAAACAGTGAAATTTTTTCACAATATTCATGTCCTTGATTTTGATCAGCAAGCTTGTAACTGTTATACAGAATTAAAACGTCAAAAAATTAAGATAGGAACACAAGATTTAAAAATTGCTTCTATTGTTCTGTCTCAACAAGGAATTTTAGTCACTCGTAACCGGAAAGATTTTGAAAAAATACCGAATTTATTAATAGAAGATTGGACAGTTTAA
- a CDS encoding AarF/ABC1/UbiB kinase family protein, producing the protein MLTQLDSKPLRWQKTRYSPLTRQLDVFTACGLFMFFLWWDRSLANNTSRQKQKRARWLVKTMLDLGPTFIKIGQALSTRADILPLEYVEELEKLQDKVPPFSSDQAVAIIEAELGNSLFTLYRDFDEQPLAAASLGQVHKARLHTGEDVIVKVQRPGLKQLFDLDMQAVRRMIQFCQQNFSWSKLYNLDELYNEFFMILYQEIDYIKEGKNADRFRENFKNYPGILVPKVYWKYTTHKVLTMQYLPGIKADDRDKLLAYGIDVKRLNQLGICCYLKQILQDGFFQADPHPGNIAVSVDGNLIFYDFGMMAEVKALAKDQMIKAFFAVLKKDTDVVLDTLIDIGLIESVSDMKPVRKMVKFLLEEFTEKPVDFQMFNQIKEEIYIMFEQQPFRLPAQMMFILKSLTTLDGLARTLDPKYSLVACAQPFVKSLTISQQRGNLVGELAKQARDFIKFRLQQPSKTEVLIRRLEERLEEGELQIRVRSVESDRALKRINLALKSLIYICWTGFTLIAGAILLIGNYQGWAVLVLLLSILGLWMSVRSLFNLAIRERLDRIAES; encoded by the coding sequence ATGCTCACTCAACTTGATTCTAAACCGCTTCGCTGGCAAAAAACTCGATATTCTCCCTTAACGAGACAATTAGATGTTTTCACCGCCTGCGGACTGTTTATGTTCTTTTTGTGGTGGGATAGAAGCCTTGCTAATAATACCTCTCGACAGAAACAAAAACGAGCCCGTTGGTTAGTTAAAACCATGTTAGATTTAGGGCCAACTTTTATTAAAATTGGCCAAGCTTTATCGACAAGAGCCGATATTTTACCCTTAGAATATGTTGAAGAATTAGAGAAATTACAAGATAAAGTTCCACCCTTTAGTAGTGATCAAGCCGTTGCTATTATTGAAGCCGAATTAGGCAACTCTTTATTTACATTATATCGAGATTTTGATGAACAACCGTTAGCGGCAGCGAGTTTAGGACAAGTTCATAAAGCCAGACTGCATACCGGAGAAGATGTCATTGTTAAAGTCCAGCGTCCAGGGTTAAAACAATTATTTGATTTAGATATGCAAGCAGTCCGACGAATGATTCAGTTTTGTCAACAGAATTTTAGTTGGTCAAAGCTTTATAATCTTGATGAGTTATATAATGAATTTTTTATGATTTTATATCAAGAAATTGATTATATTAAAGAAGGTAAAAATGCTGATCGCTTCCGAGAAAATTTTAAAAATTATCCAGGTATTTTAGTTCCTAAAGTGTATTGGAAATATACCACCCATAAAGTTTTAACAATGCAATATTTACCGGGAATTAAAGCGGATGATCGAGACAAATTACTAGCCTATGGAATTGATGTTAAACGGTTAAATCAGTTAGGGATTTGTTGTTATTTAAAACAAATTCTTCAGGATGGTTTTTTTCAAGCCGATCCTCACCCCGGAAATATTGCGGTTAGTGTGGATGGGAATTTAATTTTTTATGATTTTGGCATGATGGCAGAAGTCAAAGCTTTAGCCAAAGATCAAATGATTAAAGCCTTTTTTGCGGTCTTAAAAAAAGATACAGATGTGGTGCTAGATACTTTAATTGATATTGGATTAATTGAATCTGTATCTGATATGAAACCCGTGAGAAAAATGGTAAAGTTTTTATTAGAAGAATTTACGGAAAAACCCGTTGATTTTCAGATGTTTAATCAAATTAAAGAAGAAATTTATATCATGTTTGAGCAGCAACCCTTTCGTTTACCTGCTCAAATGATGTTTATTTTAAAGTCTTTAACCACCTTAGATGGTCTAGCCAGAACATTAGACCCTAAATATAGTTTAGTCGCTTGTGCTCAACCCTTTGTCAAGAGTTTAACAATTTCTCAACAACGGGGTAATTTAGTCGGAGAGTTAGCAAAACAAGCACGAGATTTTATTAAATTTAGATTACAACAACCGAGTAAAACAGAGGTTTTAATTCGACGTTTAGAAGAACGTTTGGAAGAAGGCGAGTTACAAATTAGAGTCAGGTCTGTGGAAAGCGATCGCGCCTTAAAACGAATTAATTTAGCGTTAAAAAGTTTAATTTATATCTGTTGGACAGGATTTACTTTAATTGCGGGAGCGATTTTATTAATTGGAAATTATCAAGGATGGGCGGTATTGGTCTTACTTTTATCAATATTAGGGTTATGGATGTCGGTGCGATCGCTCTTTAATTTGGCTATTCGTGAACGCTTAGATCGCATTGCAGAAAGTTAA
- a CDS encoding GspE/PulE family protein — protein MTSSTPVLSAWQQLRNQSITCEQALKNLVDDQGILNLKLLDRDVSFRFFREFPDRNILPPVIPLLLWRNCYYLGCPVEVSMDALRMMGDRTFSDIKIIPIDDKSYRAWYHAQNLDPHRISSTPLINPLTGELESENVSETTELYLSKAADQLTRIKTLISGALRNRASDIHLEPSQDGLRVRYRIDGLLRNITLLPADIGRKVIVAIKVMSNMDIAESRRPQDGRIGENYVSEQDLQVALDMRVSTLPCVGGEKAVIRLLPQENPFSGLQDLGFSEKTLNIYKSWLCQPQGMIIFTGPTGSGKTSTLYNSLLAVATENVNVVTVEDPVEYVLPGITQTQVHERAGMTFAAGLRAILRQDPDIIMVGEIRDRDTADTAVRAALTGHLVLTTLHTNDAIGAIPRLKDIGPDPGLISDALLGIVGQRLTRRVCPHCAEAYTPTAIDLDLLGLELKEANPSSWRKGRGCSNCFYSGYSGREAIVELLAVDDRTRQIIYEGTLTELHRYLHETGFLSFRMAAIEKVTTGATTVEEVQRVLPRSALARKFSINASVMQS, from the coding sequence ATGACTTCAAGCACACCCGTTTTATCAGCTTGGCAACAACTGAGGAATCAAAGTATTACCTGTGAACAAGCTTTAAAAAATTTAGTTGATGACCAGGGAATTTTAAACCTAAAATTATTAGATCGGGATGTCAGTTTCAGATTTTTTCGAGAATTTCCTGATCGCAACATTTTACCCCCCGTGATTCCGTTATTATTATGGCGAAATTGTTATTATTTAGGCTGTCCGGTAGAAGTCTCAATGGATGCCTTGAGAATGATGGGCGATCGCACCTTTTCTGATATTAAAATTATCCCCATTGATGACAAAAGTTATCGCGCTTGGTATCATGCCCAAAATCTTGACCCCCATCGCATTAGTTCCACCCCATTAATTAACCCTTTAACGGGAGAATTAGAATCAGAAAATGTTAGTGAAACCACAGAATTATATCTATCAAAAGCAGCCGATCAGCTAACTCGAATTAAAACCTTAATTTCAGGAGCTTTAAGAAATCGTGCCAGCGATATTCATTTAGAACCTTCTCAAGACGGCTTAAGAGTTCGCTATCGAATTGATGGTTTACTTCGCAATATTACCCTCTTACCTGCGGATATTGGACGCAAAGTGATTGTGGCAATTAAAGTTATGTCTAATATGGATATTGCTGAAAGTCGTCGCCCCCAAGATGGTAGAATTGGAGAGAATTATGTCTCTGAACAAGACTTACAAGTAGCCCTCGATATGCGCGTGAGTACCCTGCCTTGTGTGGGGGGAGAAAAAGCCGTTATTCGATTATTACCTCAAGAAAATCCCTTTTCTGGATTACAGGATTTAGGCTTTTCTGAAAAAACACTTAATATTTATAAAAGTTGGCTCTGTCAACCCCAGGGAATGATTATTTTCACCGGGCCAACGGGGTCAGGAAAAACCAGCACCCTTTATAATAGTTTGTTAGCCGTTGCAACAGAAAATGTTAATGTGGTTACGGTTGAAGATCCCGTTGAATATGTTTTACCCGGCATTACTCAAACTCAAGTTCATGAACGAGCAGGAATGACATTTGCTGCGGGATTACGGGCGATTTTGCGACAAGATCCTGATATTATTATGGTAGGAGAAATCCGCGATCGCGATACCGCAGATACTGCTGTCCGTGCCGCATTAACCGGTCATTTAGTGTTAACAACTTTGCATACTAATGATGCTATTGGTGCAATTCCTCGATTAAAAGATATCGGCCCTGATCCGGGATTAATTAGTGATGCTTTATTAGGAATTGTCGGACAACGGTTAACCCGTCGCGTGTGTCCCCACTGTGCCGAAGCTTATACCCCAACGGCGATAGATTTAGACCTTTTAGGGTTAGAATTAAAAGAAGCAAACCCCAGCAGTTGGCGCAAAGGTCGAGGCTGTTCTAACTGCTTTTATTCAGGCTATTCAGGGCGAGAAGCGATAGTAGAATTATTAGCTGTAGATGATCGAACTCGTCAAATTATTTATGAAGGAACCCTAACAGAATTACATCGTTATTTACATGAAACTGGCTTTTTATCCTTTCGCATGGCTGCCATTGAAAAAGTAACAACTGGAGCGACAACTGTTGAAGAAGTTCAGCGTGTTTTACCCCGCAGTGCCCTAGCTCGAAAATTCTCAATAAATGCCTCAGTAATGCAATCCTAA
- a CDS encoding DUF3352 domain-containing protein → MKGRSFPKILVIGLVVLGLLGIGGFYWLSGQNPASLVTGSTKTAPEAAMFVPRTAPAMVSLLVNPDRLESVGKILTFSQKSNNNRIQLNPIKESLLTNTGLNYGRDIQPWLGNEITWALVTPDVDRDPNNGQQPGYFVALSTRNSQKSQEVIDQFWQKQEKAGLDIISDQYRGVKLVYRRPFEGNIDDAPSLVTAMINDRFVLFANYPKVMKEALNTVQANLNLSQSESYQKALQELKPRGVGFGFFNLGNWQLVTDQPEEFISQQPSLAVSLGINPKGLLAETTLITALESDTINPFPAFSKPVEALNYISANSPLLIAGKDLKQLWTDFSKIVSVNPALAEFVDQPIEGIKTLWGLDLPQDIFSWVTGEYALAVVPHGDENWDWVFVAERSENAAQSIENLDKIATAQGYSVGSFNLNNNTLSAWTKLTPVVLEKKDKTKTQTRLIQANAKGVHSTVGKYEIFTTSVEAMDEALEVAKTANIITQDPDFKASLEVLPQTHDGYFYLNWLTSRDFLNQQLPLFKLVELSAKPFFDNLRSFTISSSDRVGNVQHATVFLRLR, encoded by the coding sequence ATGAAAGGACGCTCATTTCCTAAAATTTTAGTGATTGGTCTAGTCGTTTTGGGACTCCTGGGAATTGGGGGGTTTTATTGGCTGTCGGGTCAAAATCCCGCCTCCTTAGTAACAGGTAGCACAAAAACAGCCCCAGAGGCGGCGATGTTTGTTCCTCGAACTGCACCCGCAATGGTTTCATTATTAGTGAATCCAGATCGGTTAGAATCCGTTGGAAAGATTTTAACCTTTTCCCAAAAAAGTAATAATAATCGAATTCAACTAAACCCAATTAAAGAAAGTCTTTTAACGAACACAGGGTTAAATTATGGTCGGGATATTCAACCTTGGCTAGGAAATGAAATCACTTGGGCATTAGTTACCCCCGATGTAGATCGAGATCCAAATAATGGTCAACAACCGGGGTATTTTGTCGCTTTATCAACCAGAAATTCTCAAAAAAGTCAAGAAGTTATAGATCAATTTTGGCAGAAACAAGAAAAAGCCGGATTAGATATTATTTCTGATCAATATCGAGGAGTTAAATTAGTTTATCGTAGACCCTTTGAAGGGAATATTGATGATGCACCGAGTTTAGTCACCGCCATGATTAATGATCGCTTTGTGTTATTTGCCAACTATCCCAAAGTGATGAAAGAAGCGTTGAATACGGTACAAGCTAATCTAAATTTAAGTCAATCGGAATCTTATCAAAAAGCTTTACAAGAATTAAAACCCAGGGGAGTTGGATTTGGATTTTTTAATTTAGGAAATTGGCAATTAGTCACTGACCAACCGGAAGAATTTATTAGTCAACAACCCAGTTTAGCCGTATCTTTAGGAATTAACCCGAAAGGACTTTTAGCAGAAACGACATTAATTACAGCCCTAGAATCAGATACGATTAATCCTTTTCCTGCCTTTTCCAAACCTGTAGAAGCATTAAACTATATTAGTGCCAATAGTCCCTTATTAATTGCCGGAAAAGACTTAAAACAACTCTGGACAGACTTCTCAAAAATTGTTTCAGTAAATCCAGCTTTAGCAGAATTTGTTGACCAACCCATAGAGGGAATTAAAACCTTATGGGGGTTAGATTTACCTCAAGATATTTTTAGTTGGGTAACGGGAGAATATGCCTTAGCGGTTGTTCCTCATGGGGATGAAAACTGGGACTGGGTTTTTGTCGCCGAACGTTCAGAGAATGCGGCTCAATCGATTGAAAATTTAGATAAAATAGCGACAGCACAAGGCTATAGTGTGGGGTCATTTAATCTTAATAATAATACCCTTTCAGCTTGGACAAAATTAACCCCGGTGGTTTTGGAGAAAAAGGATAAAACGAAAACCCAAACCCGGTTAATTCAAGCTAATGCAAAAGGAGTCCATTCAACAGTCGGGAAATATGAAATTTTTACCACTTCTGTTGAAGCTATGGATGAAGCCTTAGAAGTGGCAAAAACGGCAAATATTATTACTCAAGATCCCGATTTTAAAGCCAGTCTTGAAGTCTTACCCCAAACCCATGACGGTTATTTCTATCTCAATTGGTTAACCAGTCGAGACTTTTTGAATCAACAATTACCTCTGTTTAAATTAGTGGAACTTTCCGCTAAACCCTTTTTTGATAATTTGCGATCGTTTACAATTAGTAGTAGCGATCGCGTGGGAAATGTTCAACACGCAACAGTATTTTTAAGACTGCGTTAG
- a CDS encoding type II toxin-antitoxin system RelE/ParE family toxin: MTGLVPFSLEKEENFLRTLGKIVKSYKSQSEKQKFIEFISQWIEEIIRDPQLPKSRNEPLPKNCPIQEGWQFRKLSLIYGLGASGQIRLMYLFNDEQKIIKVLWIYSHKDFEKRPPDNDTKDIIQKALGKGD; encoded by the coding sequence ATGACTGGCTTAGTTCCCTTCTCTCTTGAAAAAGAAGAAAATTTTCTACGAACTCTTGGAAAAATAGTTAAATCATACAAATCACAGTCAGAGAAGCAAAAATTTATTGAATTTATTAGTCAGTGGATAGAAGAAATTATTCGTGATCCACAACTCCCTAAATCACGTAACGAGCCTTTGCCTAAAAATTGTCCTATTCAAGAAGGGTGGCAATTTAGAAAACTTTCATTAATTTATGGTCTAGGGGCATCAGGACAAATTCGCTTGATGTATTTATTTAATGATGAACAGAAAATTATTAAGGTGTTATGGATCTATAGTCATAAAGATTTTGAAAAACGTCCCCCCGATAATGATACTAAAGATATTATTCAAAAGGCTTTAGGAAAGGGAGATTAA
- a CDS encoding Panacea domain-containing protein produces the protein MLSCLDVAKYFIIKAYEDEKEADMTNMKVQKLLYYAQSLHLALFDQPLFKEEIQAWRYGPVCPNAYQFYSCFEAQQLDIPEPDFLENICQEKKELLEEVWQYFGEHHAYYLSGMTHLEFPWINARKGLPKEARSTEPISQDDMKALGQEKLEEIEQNHPDYKTIVSYLLQKAFTPKSSPEYVKQGEVYDWLSSLLS, from the coding sequence ATGTTGAGTTGCCTTGATGTCGCTAAATATTTCATCATCAAAGCTTATGAAGATGAGAAAGAAGCCGACATGACAAACATGAAGGTTCAAAAATTGCTCTACTATGCTCAAAGCCTTCATTTAGCTCTTTTTGATCAACCTTTATTTAAAGAGGAAATTCAGGCTTGGCGTTATGGCCCTGTCTGTCCTAATGCTTATCAGTTTTATAGCTGTTTTGAAGCACAGCAGCTAGATATTCCTGAGCCAGATTTTTTAGAAAATATTTGTCAAGAGAAAAAAGAACTTTTAGAGGAAGTTTGGCAATATTTTGGTGAGCATCATGCTTACTATCTTAGTGGCATGACCCATTTAGAGTTTCCTTGGATCAATGCGCGTAAAGGACTCCCTAAAGAAGCTCGTTCAACCGAGCCCATCTCACAGGATGATATGAAAGCTTTAGGACAGGAAAAGCTAGAAGAAATAGAACAAAATCATCCTGACTATAAAACTATTGTTTCCTATCTTCTTCAGAAAGCATTTACCCCCAAGAGTTCCCCTGAATATGTAAAGCAAGGAGAAGTCTATGACTGGCTTAGTTCCCTTCTCTCTTGA
- a CDS encoding alanine--glyoxylate aminotransferase family protein, with amino-acid sequence MSLVSPSVNDKNRVIPPELNVPPRLLLGPGPSNANPRVLQALAMSPVGHLDPYFLQLMNEVQTLLRYAWQTDNPMTIPMSGTGSAAMEATLANIVEPGDVVLVGVMGYFGYRLVDMAGRYGADVRKLVKPWGRVFSLEELRQGIETHRPKVLALVHAETSTGACQPLEGLGELCREFDCLLLVDTVTSLGGVPLFLDSWGVDLSYSCSQKGLGCPPGLGPFTMSPRAVEKLKNRSTKVANWYLDVSLLSQYWGQDRVYHHTAPINMNYALREALRILAQEGLEASWNRHLTNAKLLWEGLNDLGLKCHVHEDYRLPTLTTVRIPEGVDGKAISRQLLTEYNIEIGNGLGELAGQVWRVGLMGYNSRPENVLLLLSALKQVLNR; translated from the coding sequence ATGAGTTTAGTTTCACCTTCGGTTAATGATAAAAATCGCGTTATTCCTCCAGAATTGAATGTTCCTCCCCGTCTGTTGCTAGGGCCTGGGCCATCCAATGCTAACCCGCGTGTATTGCAAGCCTTGGCGATGTCTCCCGTCGGACACCTTGACCCCTATTTTCTGCAACTGATGAATGAGGTACAAACCCTATTGCGCTATGCTTGGCAAACCGATAACCCCATGACTATCCCCATGAGTGGGACGGGAAGTGCGGCGATGGAAGCGACTCTGGCGAATATTGTTGAACCTGGAGACGTGGTGTTAGTGGGGGTGATGGGGTATTTCGGCTATCGGTTAGTCGATATGGCGGGCCGTTATGGGGCTGATGTGCGAAAATTAGTCAAACCCTGGGGTCGGGTGTTTAGTTTGGAAGAATTGCGCCAAGGGATAGAAACCCATCGTCCCAAGGTGTTAGCACTGGTTCATGCAGAAACTTCTACAGGTGCTTGTCAACCGTTAGAAGGGTTAGGGGAATTGTGTCGAGAATTTGATTGTTTGTTATTAGTTGATACTGTTACCAGTTTAGGCGGTGTGCCGTTATTTTTAGATAGTTGGGGCGTGGATTTATCCTATAGTTGTAGTCAGAAAGGGTTAGGGTGTCCCCCTGGTTTAGGGCCGTTTACCATGAGTCCTCGCGCCGTTGAAAAATTGAAAAATCGGTCAACCAAAGTGGCGAATTGGTATTTAGATGTATCGCTTCTGTCTCAATATTGGGGTCAGGATCGAGTCTATCATCATACTGCCCCTATTAATATGAATTATGCTTTGCGAGAAGCTCTCAGAATTTTAGCACAGGAAGGATTAGAAGCCAGTTGGAATCGTCATTTAACCAATGCTAAATTATTATGGGAGGGGTTAAACGATTTGGGATTAAAGTGTCATGTTCATGAAGATTATCGTTTACCCACATTAACAACAGTTCGTATTCCTGAAGGAGTAGATGGAAAAGCTATTTCTCGTCAATTATTGACTGAATATAATATTGAAATCGGCAATGGTTTAGGAGAATTAGCGGGTCAAGTTTGGCGAGTTGGGTTAATGGGATATAATAGCCGTCCTGAAAATGTTCTGTTATTATTATCGGCGTTAAAACAAGTTTTAAATCGTTAA